In the Ilumatobacteraceae bacterium genome, one interval contains:
- a CDS encoding acyltransferase family protein, which translates to MSNRPTIAYQPALDGVRAFAVAAVLLFHAGIPGFDGGYLGVSVFFTLSGFLITSLLLSEHDGSGTIDLAGFYARRLRRLLPASVVCLVGVALIATTTDLFDGVANLRAHLLGSVFQVANWVFLAGDGSYQDLLERTSGTSSPLEHFWSLAIEEQFYWVWPPLMMFVLARVPRRRGRVVVVGGLAVLTSISAPVIALVWGADAAYWATPARISEIIIGAALATVLAGRTAPERVAPLAPLALAVLVVCIVAFPSAGGPAYAGALPLVALVSAALVLGLQQPGPLRRLLEHDGVVWVGKVSYGLYLFHWPIFVLVHPDRFDWPGPALFLVRIVLTLAVTIVSYELVEQPIRSARGRGPRITFTTSFASTVSVFVLAVAVVPSGIGEYWNPDADTVEAASIDETDEPLVGLVATTTTVATTPTSSTSPSSSTSPSSPPSPSSSPPATASTATTRPDADTAPTVATSPPTTAPGSVAAVEPLPELARPVRILVTGDSTANAFGTGLVNWAAANPELAQVEVVGAPGCGFLTGGERRTGDTIGPIEGCDRWLERFVYPEVERLRPDVVVAMVTSWDLVDRRWSGEALLTPFDDEFAERLDADYRTLTTALETSGAGRVALVRHPIPDPFWLPRVDAQEDPARHQVIYDLYDRLATADDLVEVVALDRWLRDQRLDRSEDVRPDGVHPTPEAATEISERYLGDRLVRIALGVPQP; encoded by the coding sequence ATGTCGAATCGCCCGACGATCGCATATCAGCCGGCACTCGACGGTGTCCGGGCGTTCGCGGTGGCAGCCGTGTTGCTCTTCCACGCCGGGATACCGGGATTCGACGGCGGCTATCTCGGGGTGTCGGTGTTCTTCACCCTGTCCGGCTTCCTGATCACGAGCCTGCTGCTGAGCGAACACGACGGGTCGGGCACGATCGACCTTGCCGGGTTCTACGCGCGGCGGTTGCGGCGACTCCTCCCCGCCAGCGTGGTGTGCCTCGTCGGCGTGGCGCTGATCGCCACGACGACCGATCTGTTCGACGGCGTGGCCAACCTCCGGGCGCATCTGCTCGGGTCGGTGTTCCAGGTCGCGAACTGGGTGTTCCTGGCCGGCGACGGCTCCTACCAGGACCTGCTCGAACGGACGAGCGGGACGTCGTCACCGCTCGAACACTTCTGGTCGTTGGCGATCGAAGAGCAGTTCTACTGGGTGTGGCCACCGCTGATGATGTTCGTGCTGGCCCGTGTGCCGCGCCGGCGCGGGCGAGTGGTCGTGGTCGGCGGCCTGGCGGTGCTGACGTCGATCAGTGCACCCGTGATCGCGCTCGTCTGGGGCGCCGATGCCGCATACTGGGCGACCCCGGCGCGGATCAGCGAGATCATCATCGGTGCGGCGTTGGCGACGGTGCTCGCCGGCCGAACCGCACCCGAGCGAGTGGCACCGTTGGCGCCGCTCGCGCTCGCCGTGCTGGTCGTGTGCATCGTCGCGTTCCCGTCGGCGGGTGGCCCGGCCTACGCGGGTGCGCTGCCGCTGGTGGCGCTCGTCTCGGCCGCCCTGGTCCTCGGTCTCCAGCAGCCGGGCCCGCTGCGCCGGCTGCTCGAACACGACGGCGTGGTGTGGGTCGGCAAGGTGTCCTACGGCCTGTACCTGTTCCACTGGCCGATCTTCGTGTTGGTCCACCCCGATCGGTTCGACTGGCCGGGGCCGGCGCTGTTCCTGGTTCGCATCGTGCTCACGCTCGCCGTCACGATCGTCTCGTACGAATTGGTCGAGCAGCCGATCCGGTCGGCCCGCGGCCGCGGCCCCAGGATCACGTTCACCACCTCGTTCGCGTCGACCGTCTCCGTGTTCGTGCTGGCTGTCGCGGTCGTGCCGAGTGGCATCGGCGAGTACTGGAATCCCGATGCCGACACGGTCGAGGCGGCGTCGATCGACGAGACCGACGAGCCGCTGGTCGGTCTGGTCGCGACGACCACGACGGTGGCCACGACGCCCACTTCATCGACATCACCATCCTCATCGACATCACCATCGTCGCCACCCTCGCCATCCTCGTCACCACCGGCGACGGCGAGCACCGCCACCACGCGGCCCGACGCCGACACGGCGCCGACCGTCGCGACATCGCCGCCGACGACCGCACCCGGGTCGGTCGCCGCGGTCGAACCGCTCCCCGAACTCGCGCGACCCGTCCGGATCCTCGTCACCGGTGACTCGACGGCCAATGCGTTCGGAACCGGACTCGTCAACTGGGCGGCAGCGAACCCCGAACTCGCCCAGGTCGAGGTCGTCGGGGCGCCCGGGTGCGGATTCCTCACCGGTGGCGAGCGGCGAACCGGTGACACGATCGGGCCGATCGAGGGTTGCGACCGTTGGCTCGAGCGGTTCGTGTACCCCGAGGTCGAGCGGCTCCGTCCCGACGTGGTGGTCGCGATGGTGACCTCGTGGGACCTCGTCGACCGGCGGTGGAGCGGTGAGGCGCTGCTCACTCCGTTCGACGACGAGTTCGCCGAACGGCTCGACGCCGACTATCGCACCCTGACGACCGCACTCGAGACATCGGGTGCCGGCCGAGTCGCGCTCGTACGGCACCCGATTCCCGACCCGTTCTGGTTGCCGCGCGTCGACGCACAGGAAGACCCAGCGCGTCACCAGGTGATCTACGACCTCTACGACCGCCTCGCCACCGCCGACGATCTCGTCGAGGTGGTCGCCCTCGACCGGTGGCTTCGCGATCAGCGCCTCGACCGCAGCGAGGATGTGCGCCCCGACGGCGTGCATCCGACGCCGGAGGCGGCGACCGAGATCAGTGAGCGCTATCTGGGGGACCGACTCGTCCGCATCGCACTGGGAGTACCGCAACCGTGA
- a CDS encoding DUF4345 family protein, with amino-acid sequence MTERVWKRIALGYLAVVSLQIGVWAQFAPKSFYDGFPGLGRAWVDVDGPYNEHLVRDVGGLYLGLGVLIVAAIVTLARSIVITASVAVLASGVPHLIYHVTHRAGLGAGDLAASLTGQVLIAAIPIALLVGERRPDERRPDDRRPEVGSGVT; translated from the coding sequence GTGACCGAGCGCGTGTGGAAACGCATCGCGCTCGGCTACCTGGCCGTCGTCTCGCTCCAGATCGGGGTGTGGGCACAGTTCGCGCCGAAGTCGTTCTACGACGGCTTCCCGGGGCTGGGACGGGCCTGGGTCGACGTCGACGGTCCGTACAACGAACACCTGGTCCGCGACGTCGGCGGGCTGTATCTCGGTCTGGGCGTGTTGATCGTCGCCGCGATCGTGACCCTCGCCCGCTCGATCGTGATCACCGCGAGCGTCGCCGTGCTCGCGAGTGGTGTGCCCCACCTCATCTATCACGTCACGCATCGCGCCGGCCTCGGCGCCGGCGATCTCGCCGCCAGCCTCACGGGCCAGGTGCTCATCGCCGCGATCCCGATCGCGCTCCTCGTCGGCGAGCGTCGACCGGACGAGCGGCGTCCGGACGATCGGCGGCCCGAGGTCGGGTCGGGCGTCACCTGA
- a CDS encoding SpoIID/LytB domain-containing protein codes for MQTPRRIAALLALALVGTGALATAMPSTPASAAPGGDDEVIAFEVRGVGNGHGRGLSQWGSYGRAIDGQSWQEILDAYYSNTEAGTATKSDLRVRLTPWDGVGTVGVISRDGKAAWNGSTAKYTSMYAVEVSPDRFEVYGATSGYGCVGSSSFVVPQVSLTNGDRGQSVTQMQQLLSHFGFSPGPIDGIFGNMTQEALEDFQEAEGLPVDGTWDAADWNRAEERLEGQDAPPWTKLTAQPVDGPVRFTTPVNQSSAGAANVLGVCEPDGSITHYRGSVEFLHTGDGNRVVNEVDIENYLRGVVPKESPASWGDAAGGAGMNALRAQSVAARSYALTQNRYSYASTCDTSSCQVYGGSAVRLDAATANSVRLEHDNTDEAIDDTGGVVRVWPGSGAIVSTEFSASNGPTTAGGSFPSVVDPWDDQPGNPNHRWTRIIDADAIRSRYGLGSANDVTTATDTDSPYGGIWANEVRLGNGTTVSAWDFRNAFGLNAPGFELVPIRRTVTDAVDFAFIGDSVGVSVAGSESSEFRVVTEDVFGDETFDAISSRRTQGGHIVDGVSAASDVPVGTDLVVVELGYNDDPGSMPARIDAVMLALRERQVGLVLWVNVSERRTSMPYHLTNAALDEAAAAWDELVVLDWNAASSHAGADRWYSDGVHLTSTGQAEFALWLRNRVLEIVADGYTPPRSLLPGQPLRIPVMGVGGVPAEGAGTDVVGVALNVTAVGPVGPGFLRVWACGSEEPETSSVNFVAAGAVEPNAVVVPVDESGEVCVSSLVETDVIVDVTAWFESGVGAASGRLVDTREGSRVAAGEVLRVPVSDRAGVPESGVVGVALNVTAVGPVGPGFLRVWACGSEEPETSSVNFVAAGAVEPNAVVVPVDESGEVCVSSLVETDVIVDVTAWFESGVGAASGRLVDTREGSRVAAGEVLRVPVSDRAGVPESGVVGVALNVTAVGPVGPGFLRVWACGSEEPETSSVNFVAAGAVEPNAVVVPVDESGEVCVSSLVETDVIVDVTAWFDGGLRSSPGERVVDTRYGVGPIPTR; via the coding sequence GTGCAGACTCCCCGCCGCATCGCCGCGCTGCTCGCGCTCGCCCTGGTCGGTACGGGCGCCCTCGCGACAGCGATGCCGAGCACGCCTGCGTCGGCCGCTCCGGGCGGCGACGACGAGGTGATCGCGTTCGAGGTCCGCGGCGTCGGCAACGGCCACGGCCGCGGGCTCAGCCAATGGGGTTCCTACGGGCGAGCGATCGACGGCCAGTCGTGGCAGGAGATCCTCGACGCCTACTACAGCAACACCGAGGCCGGCACCGCGACGAAGTCCGACCTGCGCGTCCGGTTGACCCCGTGGGACGGCGTCGGGACCGTCGGCGTGATCAGCCGCGACGGCAAGGCGGCGTGGAACGGTTCGACCGCGAAGTACACGTCGATGTACGCGGTCGAGGTGAGCCCCGATCGGTTCGAGGTGTACGGCGCGACGTCGGGGTACGGGTGCGTCGGGTCGTCGTCGTTCGTCGTGCCGCAGGTGTCGCTCACGAACGGCGACCGCGGGCAGAGCGTCACGCAGATGCAGCAACTGCTCTCGCACTTCGGCTTCTCGCCCGGCCCGATCGACGGGATCTTCGGCAACATGACCCAGGAGGCCCTGGAAGACTTCCAGGAAGCCGAGGGTCTGCCGGTCGACGGCACGTGGGACGCCGCCGACTGGAACCGGGCCGAGGAGCGGCTCGAAGGTCAGGACGCACCCCCGTGGACGAAGCTGACCGCGCAACCGGTCGACGGCCCGGTCCGGTTCACCACCCCGGTGAACCAGTCGTCGGCGGGCGCCGCGAACGTGTTGGGCGTGTGCGAGCCCGACGGCTCGATCACCCACTACCGCGGGTCGGTCGAATTCCTGCACACCGGAGACGGCAATCGGGTCGTCAACGAGGTCGACATCGAGAACTACCTGCGCGGGGTCGTCCCGAAGGAGTCGCCCGCATCGTGGGGCGACGCCGCCGGCGGCGCCGGGATGAACGCGCTGCGGGCCCAGTCGGTCGCCGCACGGTCGTACGCGCTCACGCAGAACCGCTACTCCTACGCGAGCACGTGTGACACCTCGTCGTGCCAGGTGTACGGCGGCTCGGCGGTGCGTCTCGATGCGGCGACGGCGAACTCGGTTCGCCTCGAGCACGACAACACCGACGAGGCCATCGATGACACCGGGGGCGTTGTTCGGGTGTGGCCGGGCTCGGGCGCGATCGTGTCGACCGAGTTCTCCGCGTCGAACGGTCCGACGACGGCCGGTGGTTCGTTTCCCTCGGTCGTCGACCCCTGGGACGACCAGCCGGGCAACCCCAATCACCGCTGGACCCGCATCATCGACGCCGATGCGATCCGCTCGCGCTATGGGTTGGGCTCGGCCAACGACGTCACGACCGCGACCGACACCGACTCGCCGTACGGCGGCATCTGGGCCAACGAGGTCCGGCTCGGGAACGGGACGACGGTCAGCGCCTGGGACTTCCGCAACGCCTTCGGGTTGAACGCGCCCGGCTTCGAGCTGGTGCCGATCCGACGGACCGTCACCGACGCGGTCGACTTCGCCTTCATCGGTGACTCCGTCGGCGTGAGCGTGGCGGGGTCCGAGTCCTCGGAGTTCCGTGTCGTCACGGAGGACGTCTTCGGCGACGAGACGTTCGATGCCATCTCGAGCCGCCGCACCCAGGGTGGCCACATCGTCGACGGGGTGTCGGCCGCGTCCGACGTCCCGGTCGGCACGGATCTGGTGGTGGTCGAACTCGGGTACAACGACGACCCGGGTTCGATGCCCGCTCGCATCGATGCCGTCATGCTCGCACTGCGCGAACGGCAGGTCGGCCTCGTGCTGTGGGTCAACGTGTCCGAACGTCGCACCTCCATGCCGTACCACCTCACGAACGCCGCGCTCGACGAGGCCGCTGCGGCGTGGGACGAACTCGTCGTGCTCGACTGGAACGCCGCGAGCAGCCATGCCGGCGCCGATCGCTGGTATTCCGATGGGGTCCACCTGACGTCGACCGGCCAGGCGGAGTTCGCCTTGTGGCTCCGGAACCGGGTACTCGAGATCGTCGCCGACGGCTACACGCCGCCGCGATCGCTGCTGCCCGGTCAACCGCTCCGCATCCCGGTGATGGGCGTCGGTGGGGTACCCGCCGAGGGCGCCGGCACCGACGTGGTGGGTGTTGCGTTGAATGTGACGGCGGTGGGTCCGGTGGGTCCGGGGTTCTTGCGGGTGTGGGCGTGTGGTTCGGAGGAGCCGGAGACGTCGTCGGTGAATTTCGTGGCGGCTGGTGCGGTGGAGCCGAATGCGGTGGTGGTGCCGGTGGACGAGTCGGGTGAGGTGTGTGTGTCGTCGTTGGTGGAGACCGACGTGATCGTGGATGTGACGGCGTGGTTCGAGTCGGGTGTGGGTGCGGCGTCGGGTCGGTTGGTGGATACGCGCGAGGGGTCGCGTGTGGCCGCGGGTGAGGTGTTGCGGGTGCCGGTGTCGGATCGGGCGGGTGTGCCGGAGTCGGGTGTGGTGGGTGTTGCGTTGAATGTGACGGCGGTGGGTCCGGTGGGTCCGGGGTTCTTGCGGGTGTGGGCGTGTGGTTCGGAGGAGCCGGAGACGTCGTCGGTGAATTTCGTGGCGGCTGGTGCGGTGGAGCCGAATGCGGTGGTGGTGCCGGTGGACGAGTCGGGTGAGGTGTGTGTGTCGTCGTTGGTGGAGACCGACGTGATCGTGGATGTGACGGCGTGGTTCGAGTCGGGTGTGGGTGCGGCGTCGGGTCGGTTGGTGGATACGCGCGAGGGGTCGCGTGTGGCCGCGGGTGAGGTGTTGCGGGTGCCGGTGTCGGATCGGGCGGGTGTGCCGGAGTCGGGTGTGGTGGGTGTTGCGTTGAATGTGACGGCGGTGGGTCCGGTGGGTCCGGGGTTCTTGCGGGTGTGGGCGTGTGGTTCGGAGGAGCCGGAGACGTCGTCGGTGAATTTCGTGGCGGCTGGTGCGGTGGAGCCGAATGCGGTGGTGGTGCCGGTGGACGAGTCGGGTGAGGTGTGTGTGTCGTCGTTGGTGGAGACCGACGTGATCGTCGACGTGACGGCCTGGTTCGACGGTGGCCTGCGTTCGTCGCCCGGCGAACGTGTGGTCGACACCCGCTACGGGGTCGGCCCGATCCCGACCCGCTGA
- a CDS encoding ribonuclease H produces MTDSLFDHPADRPDADGPGGRVADAAPVTVYTDGACSGNPGPGGWGWAVAPDGEPCGSGGEARTTNQRMELMAVLEALRSLGVGSEAGPVTVVSDSTYVVNCFRDGWWVKWKRNGWKNSKKEPVANLDIWQPLVEIVQSGSVTFQWVKGHSGDRMNDLVDRLAVAAVPAGSS; encoded by the coding sequence GTGACCGACAGCTTGTTCGACCATCCGGCAGATCGCCCCGACGCCGACGGTCCCGGTGGCCGTGTCGCCGACGCGGCACCGGTGACCGTCTACACCGACGGTGCCTGCTCGGGGAACCCCGGGCCCGGTGGCTGGGGTTGGGCCGTGGCCCCCGATGGTGAACCGTGCGGTTCCGGCGGCGAGGCGCGCACCACCAACCAGCGGATGGAGCTGATGGCGGTGCTCGAAGCACTCCGCTCGCTCGGCGTCGGCTCGGAGGCCGGGCCGGTCACCGTGGTGTCCGACTCCACCTACGTCGTCAACTGCTTTCGCGACGGCTGGTGGGTGAAGTGGAAGCGCAACGGGTGGAAGAACTCCAAGAAGGAGCCGGTCGCCAACCTCGACATCTGGCAGCCGCTCGTCGAGATCGTCCAGTCGGGCTCGGTGACGTTCCAATGGGTCAAGGGGCATTCGGGTGATCGGATGAACGACCTGGTCGACCGGCTCGCCGTCGCCGCGGTGCCCGCCGGCTCGTCTTGA
- the aceE gene encoding pyruvate dehydrogenase (acetyl-transferring), homodimeric type encodes MIFDGFVHQLPDIDPVETQEWLDSLDAVVDVHGKTRARFLLSQLLDRANASQVSFPATVSTPYINTIPREQEPFFPGDEHIERRIRAFIRWNAAMMVIKANKHADGIGGHLSTFASSAALYEIGFNHFFRGKDDEPGDHVYFQGHAAPGVYARAYLEGRMTDDDLDHFRQEIGRGGRGLSSYPHPRLMPDFWEFPTVSMGLGPITALYHARFNRYLQNRKLDDTSGSRVWAFLGDGECDEPETLGAISLASREQLDNLVFVVNCNLQRLDGPVRGNGKVIQELEAVFRGAGWNVIKVVWGSKWDELLAKDKDGVLLNKMNNTVDGEFQRYAVESGDYIREHFFGPDPRLRAMVSDLSDDELRSLPRGGHDYKKLYAAYKAATENLGSSRPTVILAKTVKGWTLGPGFEGRNSTHSIKKMTKQQLLDLRDRLHLHDEIPEELIEADDPPYFRPAEDSIEYQYMMERRRALGGSLPKRTTTARRPLELPEPDAFEEMRAGSGKQEVSTTMGFTRLLRNLCRDENVGKRIVPIIPDEARTFGMDALFRELEIYASQGQKYEPVDHDLLLSYAEDSDGQILEEGITEAGSMSSFIAAGTSYATRGVPMIPFYTFYSMFGFQRVGDLVWQAADIRTRGFMMAATAGRTTLLGEGLQHQDGHGLVLASTVPAVQAYDPAFAYEVGAIVRAGIERMYGARSRENGGDLDPDVMYYINLYNENYVMPELPDDRVAEIEEGAVRGLYRFAEAPEGPSKRATILFSGISHAAARAAADQLAEHYDVGAELWSATSYKALREEAMAVERRNRLHPTEQPEVPEVTQLLSQSSGPITAVSDFMKIVPEQIARFVPDDRPFEILGTDGMGRSDTREALRRFFEIDMGNVVVSVLTGLMQSGEVDAATVADAIKRYDIDPDAVDPFII; translated from the coding sequence ATGATCTTCGACGGCTTCGTGCATCAGCTGCCCGACATCGACCCGGTCGAGACCCAGGAGTGGTTGGACTCACTCGACGCGGTCGTCGACGTCCACGGCAAGACACGGGCGCGGTTCCTGCTGAGCCAGCTCCTCGACCGGGCGAACGCCAGCCAGGTCAGCTTCCCGGCAACCGTGAGCACCCCGTACATCAACACGATCCCCCGTGAGCAGGAGCCGTTCTTCCCCGGCGACGAGCACATCGAGCGGCGCATCCGTGCGTTCATCCGCTGGAACGCAGCCATGATGGTGATCAAGGCGAACAAGCACGCCGACGGCATCGGCGGCCACCTCTCGACCTTCGCGAGTTCCGCAGCCCTGTACGAGATCGGCTTCAACCACTTCTTCCGCGGCAAGGACGACGAGCCCGGCGACCACGTGTACTTCCAGGGCCATGCCGCGCCCGGTGTCTACGCCCGCGCCTACCTCGAAGGCCGGATGACCGACGACGACCTCGACCACTTCCGCCAGGAGATCGGCCGTGGCGGTCGCGGGCTGTCGAGCTACCCGCACCCGCGCCTGATGCCCGACTTCTGGGAGTTCCCCACGGTGTCGATGGGCCTCGGGCCGATCACCGCGCTCTATCACGCCCGTTTCAACCGCTACCTCCAGAACCGCAAGCTCGACGACACGTCGGGCAGCCGGGTGTGGGCGTTCCTCGGTGACGGCGAGTGCGACGAGCCCGAGACCCTCGGGGCGATCTCGCTCGCCTCACGCGAGCAGCTCGACAACCTCGTCTTCGTCGTCAACTGCAACCTGCAGCGACTCGACGGTCCGGTCCGCGGCAACGGCAAGGTCATCCAGGAGCTCGAGGCCGTGTTCCGCGGTGCCGGCTGGAACGTGATCAAGGTCGTCTGGGGCTCCAAGTGGGACGAACTGCTCGCCAAGGACAAAGACGGTGTGTTGCTCAACAAGATGAACAACACCGTCGACGGCGAGTTCCAGCGGTACGCCGTCGAGAGCGGCGACTACATCCGCGAACACTTCTTCGGCCCCGACCCGCGCCTGCGGGCGATGGTCTCCGACCTGTCCGATGACGAGCTGCGCAGCCTCCCGCGCGGCGGCCACGACTACAAGAAGCTCTACGCCGCGTACAAGGCGGCCACCGAGAACCTCGGCTCGAGCCGACCGACCGTGATCCTCGCGAAGACGGTCAAGGGCTGGACCCTCGGCCCCGGCTTCGAAGGTCGCAACTCGACCCACTCGATCAAGAAGATGACCAAGCAGCAGCTGCTCGACCTGCGCGATCGGTTGCACCTCCACGACGAGATCCCCGAAGAACTGATCGAGGCCGACGACCCGCCGTACTTCCGGCCGGCCGAGGACTCGATCGAGTACCAGTACATGATGGAGCGCCGCCGAGCGCTCGGCGGATCGCTGCCCAAGCGCACCACGACGGCCCGGCGTCCGCTCGAACTGCCGGAGCCCGACGCCTTCGAGGAGATGCGTGCCGGCTCCGGCAAGCAAGAGGTCTCGACGACCATGGGCTTCACGCGCCTGTTGCGCAACCTGTGCCGCGACGAGAACGTCGGCAAACGGATCGTGCCGATCATCCCCGACGAGGCCCGGACGTTCGGCATGGACGCCCTGTTCCGCGAGCTCGAGATCTACGCCAGCCAGGGTCAGAAGTACGAGCCGGTCGACCACGACCTGCTGCTGTCGTACGCCGAAGACTCCGACGGACAGATCCTCGAAGAGGGCATCACCGAGGCCGGCTCGATGTCGAGCTTCATCGCAGCCGGAACCAGCTATGCCACGCGTGGCGTACCGATGATCCCGTTCTACACCTTCTATTCGATGTTCGGGTTCCAGCGCGTCGGCGACCTCGTCTGGCAGGCCGCCGACATCCGCACCCGCGGGTTCATGATGGCCGCCACGGCGGGCCGAACCACGTTGCTCGGCGAAGGCCTCCAGCACCAGGACGGCCACGGGCTCGTCCTCGCCTCGACCGTGCCGGCGGTTCAGGCATACGACCCCGCGTTCGCCTACGAGGTCGGTGCGATCGTCCGAGCCGGCATCGAGCGCATGTACGGCGCTCGGTCACGCGAGAACGGTGGGGATCTCGACCCCGACGTGATGTACTACATCAACCTCTACAACGAGAACTATGTGATGCCGGAGCTGCCCGACGACCGGGTCGCCGAGATCGAAGAGGGCGCCGTTCGCGGCCTCTACCGGTTCGCCGAAGCCCCGGAGGGCCCCTCCAAGCGGGCCACCATCTTGTTCTCGGGTATCTCGCACGCCGCCGCCCGTGCTGCCGCCGATCAACTCGCGGAGCACTACGACGTCGGTGCCGAACTCTGGTCGGCCACGAGCTACAAGGCGCTGCGCGAGGAAGCGATGGCGGTCGAGCGCCGCAACCGGCTGCACCCGACCGAGCAGCCAGAGGTTCCCGAGGTGACGCAGCTGCTGTCACAATCGTCGGGCCCGATCACCGCCGTCAGCGACTTCATGAAGATCGTGCCCGAGCAGATCGCCAGGTTCGTTCCCGACGACCGTCCGTTCGAGATCCTCGGCACCGACGGCATGGGCCGCTCCGACACGCGCGAAGCGTTGCGTCGGTTCTTCGAGATCGACATGGGCAACGTGGTGGTGAGCGTGTTGACCGGACTGATGCAGTCCGGCGAGGTCGACGCGGCAACCGTTGCCGACGCCATCAAGCGCTACGACATCGATCCCGACGCCGTCGATCCGTTCATCATCTGA
- a CDS encoding SGNH/GDSL hydrolase family protein — protein MPRIRRTPRLGLALVVTVASTAVLSPASTPAHAALANQIGDSTTRVHGAVTVLGDSVLQGSVVFGPTIATRLAEHGWGPIRARAGVGYTTGYFSTNSIEAKSTYWIERWRQEGWDAPNVLVNLGANDSGRCDVDLACARNAIMHLVDEIGPGRRIWWPQITRHPLYRHQADTWNLALHQIAGERDDFFTWDWPQVMAAGGFRSGDNTHLSVDGYRTRSQLMAHEFSADLVAGSRVGGDAGLAAATGATTGVVPIGPLRVIDTRDDAPGTVAADTAIEIDVSEHVPDGTTAIAAYVSATNTTGPGFLTAYECSTGRPEASAANHTAGQTRGAVAITPISDHGTFCLYTLAEADLLVDLQAAFVPITDETLRFDPLDTPRRLVDTRETGRRETLEIDVPDGADAVAISLTAVFTDTFGFLTAYPCSDEVPTVATVNYQPNEVISGTAIVPVSDEGTICVYALSDTDVTVDLTGTFAADAELVFQPARPTRMIDTRVGIGGWSPIHGQFQTIDARVAPAGAQAVSGTLTLVSPMRPGFLRAWGCGVQPDTANVTGLQGDVLGNSLTTGISADGRLCIFARSATSTIFDTSGWWVPG, from the coding sequence GTGCCACGAATCCGTCGGACCCCCCGCCTGGGGCTCGCACTCGTCGTGACCGTGGCGTCCACTGCGGTCCTGAGCCCGGCGTCGACTCCGGCCCACGCCGCGCTCGCGAACCAGATCGGTGATTCGACCACCCGGGTCCACGGCGCCGTCACCGTGCTCGGCGATTCGGTCCTCCAGGGTTCCGTCGTCTTCGGTCCGACGATCGCGACCCGCCTGGCCGAGCACGGGTGGGGTCCGATCCGCGCTCGTGCCGGTGTCGGCTACACGACCGGCTACTTCAGCACGAACTCGATCGAGGCGAAGTCGACGTATTGGATCGAGCGGTGGCGGCAGGAGGGCTGGGACGCACCGAACGTGCTGGTCAACCTGGGCGCCAACGACTCGGGGCGCTGCGATGTCGACCTCGCCTGCGCCCGCAACGCGATCATGCACCTGGTCGACGAGATCGGACCGGGGCGCCGGATCTGGTGGCCGCAGATCACCCGCCATCCGCTGTACCGCCATCAGGCCGACACCTGGAACCTCGCGCTGCACCAGATCGCCGGGGAACGCGACGACTTCTTCACCTGGGACTGGCCGCAGGTGATGGCCGCCGGCGGGTTCCGTTCGGGCGACAACACCCACCTCTCCGTCGATGGGTACCGGACACGTTCCCAGCTGATGGCCCACGAGTTCAGCGCCGACCTCGTGGCGGGCAGCCGGGTCGGCGGCGATGCCGGGCTCGCCGCAGCGACCGGCGCGACGACCGGTGTCGTGCCGATCGGACCGCTGCGCGTGATCGACACACGTGACGACGCACCCGGCACCGTCGCCGCCGACACCGCGATCGAGATCGACGTGTCCGAACACGTCCCCGACGGCACCACCGCGATCGCTGCCTACGTGTCCGCGACCAACACGACCGGACCGGGTTTCCTCACCGCGTACGAGTGCTCGACCGGCCGCCCCGAGGCGTCGGCCGCCAACCACACCGCTGGTCAGACGCGCGGCGCCGTGGCGATCACCCCGATTTCCGACCACGGCACGTTCTGCCTCTACACGCTGGCCGAGGCCGACCTCCTCGTCGACCTCCAGGCAGCGTTCGTGCCGATCACCGACGAAACGTTGCGATTCGACCCGCTCGACACGCCCCGGCGTCTGGTCGACACACGCGAGACCGGTCGCCGGGAGACGCTCGAGATCGACGTCCCCGACGGCGCCGACGCCGTCGCGATCAGCCTCACCGCCGTGTTCACCGACACGTTCGGGTTCCTCACCGCCTACCCCTGTTCCGACGAGGTACCGACCGTCGCGACGGTCAACTACCAGCCGAACGAGGTGATCTCGGGCACCGCGATCGTGCCGGTCAGCGACGAGGGCACGATCTGCGTCTACGCACTCTCGGACACCGACGTGACGGTCGATCTCACCGGCACCTTCGCCGCCGACGCCGAACTCGTATTCCAGCCGGCGCGGCCAACCCGCATGATCGACACGCGGGTCGGCATCGGAGGGTGGAGCCCGATCCACGGGCAGTTCCAGACGATCGACGCTCGGGTCGCTCCCGCCGGCGCCCAGGCGGTCAGCGGCACCCTGACGCTGGTCTCGCCGATGCGTCCCGGGTTCCTGCGGGCGTGGGGTTGCGGGGTGCAGCCCGACACCGCCAACGTGACCGGGCTGCAGGGCGACGTGCTCGGCAACTCCCTGACCACCGGGATCTCCGCCGACGGTCGGCTCTGCATCTTCGCTCGATCGGCGACGTCGACGATCTTCGATACCAGCGGCTGGTGGGTCCCCGGGTGA